A single region of the Changchengzhania lutea genome encodes:
- a CDS encoding alpha-L-rhamnosidase-related protein: MKKFLYILLLLIFVQMVNAQLPPVFDDAANEKATASEMSKTYLIPSAIVWQSDSTGTNLQNTGQLLKMGNGQVAVNDTNLTRFISDSINKPGILLDYGKEIHGGLKISMGIRPSKTPLKLRVRFGESVGEAMSDIGGDRNATNEHSLRDFIVEVPWLGSVEIGETGFRFVRLDVVEVNENAPIKSVEAAFVYRDIPYLGSFNSSDQRLNEIWAVGAYTVHLNMQNYLWDGIKRDRLVWVGDMHPEVMTINTVFGKNNIVPKSLDLARDQHPLPQWMNTISSYSMWWILIHKNWYDYHGDMDYLNEQEMYMIALLDQLATFIDKDNKEILNGGRFLDWPTSTDPKAVHAGLQSMMVMTFEAGSEIMKLYGKEALSEKYLKVSKQLKKHIPKGNTSKQAAALMGLSDLEKPSKINESILSKNGVKGMSTFYGYYILEAMAKANDYDNALDVIRTYWGGMLDLGATTFWEDFDISDIENSGRIDELTPKGIYDIHGDFGEFCYVGFRHSLAHGWASGPTPWLTQYVLGINVTDGGNTIKLKPHLGDLKFAEGTFPTKFGILKVRHEKSSDGTIKTEIDAPQGLNIIQ; encoded by the coding sequence ATGAAAAAATTTCTATACATATTATTACTTTTAATATTTGTACAAATGGTTAATGCACAATTACCCCCTGTTTTTGATGATGCTGCAAACGAGAAGGCGACAGCCTCAGAGATGTCTAAAACCTATTTGATTCCATCAGCAATAGTATGGCAATCGGATTCGACGGGTACAAATCTTCAAAATACCGGGCAACTTTTAAAAATGGGTAATGGTCAAGTGGCAGTTAACGACACTAATCTAACGCGCTTTATCAGCGATTCCATTAACAAACCTGGGATATTACTCGATTATGGAAAAGAAATTCATGGTGGTTTAAAAATCTCAATGGGCATCAGACCCTCTAAAACACCTTTGAAGTTGCGAGTTAGATTTGGAGAGTCGGTAGGAGAGGCTATGTCTGATATTGGTGGTGACAGAAATGCGACCAACGAACATTCCCTCCGTGATTTCATTGTTGAAGTACCATGGTTGGGTAGCGTTGAAATTGGGGAAACAGGCTTTCGTTTTGTGCGCTTGGATGTGGTAGAGGTCAACGAAAATGCACCTATAAAATCTGTGGAGGCAGCTTTTGTGTATCGCGATATTCCTTATTTGGGAAGTTTTAATAGTAGCGATCAGCGATTAAACGAAATATGGGCAGTAGGTGCATATACCGTTCATTTGAATATGCAAAATTATCTCTGGGATGGTATAAAACGTGACCGATTGGTTTGGGTAGGCGATATGCATCCAGAAGTGATGACCATAAATACGGTATTCGGAAAAAACAATATTGTTCCAAAGAGTTTGGATTTAGCTCGAGACCAGCACCCCTTGCCGCAATGGATGAATACCATAAGTTCGTATTCTATGTGGTGGATACTCATTCATAAAAATTGGTATGACTATCATGGTGATATGGATTACCTAAATGAACAAGAGATGTATATGATTGCGCTTTTAGACCAGCTAGCCACATTTATAGATAAGGATAACAAAGAAATTTTAAATGGTGGACGTTTTTTAGATTGGCCTACCAGTACGGATCCAAAAGCAGTGCATGCAGGCCTGCAGTCGATGATGGTCATGACCTTTGAAGCTGGTAGTGAGATTATGAAGCTTTATGGAAAAGAAGCATTAAGCGAAAAATATCTAAAGGTATCTAAACAATTAAAGAAACATATCCCAAAAGGTAATACCTCAAAGCAGGCAGCTGCATTGATGGGATTGTCAGATTTGGAAAAGCCTTCAAAAATCAATGAGTCGATTCTAAGTAAAAATGGAGTAAAAGGAATGTCAACGTTCTACGGATACTATATTCTTGAGGCTATGGCCAAAGCAAATGACTATGATAATGCATTGGATGTTATTAGAACTTACTGGGGTGGCATGCTCGATTTAGGAGCTACAACATTTTGGGAAGATTTTGACATTAGCGATATTGAAAATAGCGGTAGAATTGATGAACTCACCCCAAAAGGAATTTATGACATTCATGGCGATTTTGGAGAATTCTGTTATGTAGGTTTTAGACATAGTCTAGCACATGGCTGGGCAAGCGGGCCAACACCTTGGCTCACACAATATGTTTTGGGAATTAACGTGACCGATGGCGGGAATACGATAAAATTAAAACCACATCTTGGCGATTTAAAATTTGCAGAAGGGACTTTCCCTACCAAATTTGGAATATTGAAAGTGCGTCATGAAAAATCTTCAGACGGAACCATTAAAACTGAAATTGATGCACCACAAGGTCTAAATATTATTCAATAA
- a CDS encoding sulfatase: MTNNLNSNMKYNVDIDLDKNNLKYFIRLIIICFLIPSLNAQESKPMNVVFILADDLGWSDTTLYGTTDFYETPNLERLAARGIIFNRAYAASPLCSPTRASILTGQTPARHGVTAPQAHLPEVRLVASIDKSSGPNSKMIIPNSASRLDTALPTLGKLVKSKGYSTAHFGKWHLGPAPYTPLEHGFDVDIPHWAGPGPAGSFVAPWKYPSFKANYEKEHIEDRMAEEAVSWMRVQDKSVPFFMNYWQFSVHAPFDAKESLISYYRTKVNLNDLQHSPTYAAMVHSLDDAVGKILNEIDRLGIAENTAIIFFSDNGGNMYNGISEKLPNGEQFLTAPTSNIPLRGGKATMYEGGIRVPCIVVWPGITNPGTRSDALIQSTDFYPTILKHLNIEKPKNHVIDGVDITSALQGKELDRAPIITYFPHQPPVPQWLPASVSVHDGDWKLIRLFGMAKDNNHEYRLYNLKWDIGETNNLAGAYPDKVKEMDAYISSHLADANTVVPLPNPNFDANQSSNDIYGVQPGGLRYNPKITIDSD; encoded by the coding sequence ATGACAAATAATCTTAATTCAAATATGAAATACAATGTCGATATTGATTTAGATAAAAACAACCTTAAGTATTTCATAAGGTTGATTATTATTTGCTTTTTGATTCCATCATTAAATGCTCAGGAATCAAAACCAATGAACGTCGTTTTCATTCTTGCTGATGATTTAGGATGGAGCGATACAACACTTTACGGCACAACCGATTTCTATGAAACCCCCAATCTTGAACGCCTTGCAGCACGAGGAATAATATTTAATAGAGCTTACGCAGCTAGTCCATTATGCTCTCCTACTCGGGCAAGTATATTAACGGGTCAGACACCAGCAAGACATGGGGTTACTGCACCGCAGGCTCATTTACCAGAAGTTCGACTTGTAGCATCAATTGATAAATCTTCAGGTCCTAATAGTAAAATGATAATACCAAATTCGGCTTCCCGATTAGACACAGCCTTGCCTACTTTAGGTAAATTGGTTAAAAGTAAAGGATATTCCACCGCACATTTTGGGAAATGGCATTTAGGCCCAGCACCTTACACACCACTAGAACATGGTTTTGATGTGGACATTCCACACTGGGCAGGGCCAGGACCTGCAGGAAGTTTTGTTGCACCATGGAAATATCCAAGCTTCAAGGCAAACTACGAAAAAGAACATATCGAAGACCGCATGGCGGAAGAAGCTGTTAGTTGGATGCGAGTACAAGATAAAAGTGTGCCTTTTTTCATGAATTACTGGCAGTTTTCAGTGCATGCACCTTTTGATGCTAAGGAAAGTTTGATTTCTTATTATCGTACCAAAGTAAATTTAAATGATTTACAGCATTCCCCAACCTATGCGGCCATGGTACACTCACTAGACGATGCTGTTGGTAAAATCCTTAATGAGATAGATAGATTAGGAATTGCAGAAAATACAGCCATCATTTTCTTTAGTGATAACGGCGGTAATATGTATAATGGCATTTCGGAAAAACTTCCGAATGGAGAACAATTCTTAACAGCACCAACTAGTAACATACCACTTCGTGGAGGAAAAGCAACTATGTACGAAGGCGGTATAAGAGTACCTTGTATTGTAGTTTGGCCGGGTATTACAAACCCAGGAACAAGGTCTGATGCTTTAATTCAATCCACTGATTTTTATCCTACTATTCTTAAACATTTAAATATTGAGAAGCCTAAAAATCATGTTATTGATGGAGTGGATATTACCTCCGCGTTACAAGGTAAGGAATTAGACCGAGCGCCTATAATTACTTATTTCCCACATCAGCCGCCAGTGCCACAATGGTTGCCAGCTTCAGTATCCGTTCATGATGGCGACTGGAAATTGATTCGACTATTTGGTATGGCAAAAGACAATAATCATGAATACCGACTTTATAATTTGAAGTGGGATATCGGAGAAACAAATAATTTAGCAGGTGCTTATCCAGATAAAGTAAAAGAAATGGATGCTTATATTTCAAGCCATTTGGCAGATGCAAATACCGTAGTTCCATTACCAAATCCAAATTTCGATGCCAACCAGTCTTCAAATGACATTTATGGAGTACAGCCTGGAGGCTTAAGATATAATCCTAAAATAACAATTGATAGTGATTAG
- the rhaM gene encoding L-rhamnose mutarotase gives MIRKAFKMKVFPEKIEEYVKRHNPIWEDLKSLLKDHGVHNYSIFLDKETHCLFGYAEIDSEEKWQQIAYTEICQKWWVSMSNLMATNPDNSPLSLDLDEVFHMS, from the coding sequence GTGATTAGGAAAGCCTTTAAGATGAAAGTATTCCCTGAAAAAATCGAGGAGTATGTAAAACGTCATAATCCGATTTGGGAAGATCTGAAGTCCTTGTTGAAGGATCATGGTGTTCATAATTACAGTATATTTTTAGATAAAGAAACGCACTGTCTTTTTGGTTATGCTGAAATTGATTCTGAAGAAAAGTGGCAACAAATCGCTTATACCGAAATTTGTCAAAAATGGTGGGTATCTATGTCTAATTTGATGGCAACAAATCCAGATAACAGTCCTCTTTCCTTGGATCTAGATGAGGTTTTCCACATGTCTTAA
- a CDS encoding DUF5722 domain-containing protein, whose product MNKFAIYLFLILSMSIYGQNAQLPLTVIQDDTNDVALKIIDKSIYDITTTGSDPYVFTSKLSSDLDKKKNQLSFQYFCPTGVDFIEVHFFPMKEGVGPEIIGDVGSTEGWVEFKIDLSEQIQNWGKKGDFLRLDFGAAPDLKIQIKNLVLRPQTEREAEIDAQKDAKKKLELVFENNLKTYLDKDFHNHILNVLVTDDKIELTGKISEMKNLFIAEVSTYENATELKSYEYLIPLKSEGSNFKMSIDRFVKRHGFNQDRVLSKWIVVEKNGQNYTPASHARYADSIVPKYIYPFVKPSTKKGLGGYSTDREAPYTDLDDLGITSVTVNILVTRFLRSEPSPENISFEYMGKTYYADKKSIAEHDKTFLSTAERNIEASAILLVDKASKATDPKIGAILQHPDCDPAGIYSMPNLTSPEGVQYYAAVLDFLANRYTRPDKKYGRIHHWIIHNEVDAGWVWTNAGEKSSLVFMDLYHKSMRMLHNIARKYNPNSKVFISLTHYWNWTSNPKFYHSKELLEQLLQFSKAEGDFEWAIAQHPYPESLREPKTWLDEKVSFDFDTKLITFKNTEVLDAWVKRPEARFKGKTKRLVYLSENGTNSPTYSEQDLLEQAAGMAYAMKKIKYLDGIDGFQYHNWQDNRQEGGLRIGLRRFPDDEEDPGGIKPVWKVYQAFGTDKEDEVYDPYKDIIGIDDWDEIRYTDEIGEKGETDKE is encoded by the coding sequence ATGAATAAATTTGCAATATATCTATTCTTGATACTGTCCATGTCAATATACGGACAAAACGCTCAATTGCCATTAACAGTAATTCAAGATGACACCAACGATGTAGCGTTAAAAATCATAGATAAATCAATCTATGATATCACCACAACGGGATCTGACCCTTACGTATTTACTTCTAAATTATCGTCAGATTTGGACAAGAAGAAAAACCAATTATCCTTTCAATATTTTTGTCCAACAGGTGTAGATTTTATTGAGGTTCACTTTTTTCCGATGAAAGAAGGTGTTGGTCCAGAAATTATTGGAGATGTTGGCTCTACTGAAGGATGGGTGGAGTTTAAAATAGATTTATCTGAACAAATTCAGAACTGGGGAAAAAAGGGGGATTTCCTAAGATTAGATTTTGGTGCCGCTCCCGATTTAAAAATTCAAATAAAGAATTTAGTCCTTCGACCTCAAACTGAACGTGAAGCAGAAATTGATGCCCAAAAAGATGCAAAGAAAAAGTTGGAACTTGTTTTTGAAAATAATCTAAAAACATATTTAGATAAAGATTTTCATAATCATATTTTAAATGTTTTAGTAACAGATGATAAAATTGAGTTAACAGGGAAAATTTCAGAAATGAAAAATTTATTCATCGCCGAGGTCAGTACTTATGAAAATGCTACTGAACTTAAAAGCTATGAATATTTGATACCATTAAAATCGGAAGGGAGCAATTTCAAAATGAGTATCGATCGTTTTGTAAAACGACATGGTTTCAATCAAGACCGTGTACTTTCCAAATGGATAGTTGTAGAAAAAAATGGGCAGAACTATACGCCCGCATCCCATGCTCGTTATGCCGATTCCATTGTTCCAAAATACATCTATCCGTTTGTAAAACCTTCAACAAAGAAAGGCTTGGGCGGCTACAGTACAGATCGTGAAGCCCCTTATACAGACTTGGACGACTTGGGAATCACAAGTGTAACCGTAAATATATTGGTCACACGTTTCTTGCGTTCTGAACCTTCCCCAGAGAATATATCATTTGAGTATATGGGAAAAACCTATTATGCCGATAAAAAATCGATAGCTGAGCACGACAAAACATTTCTTTCTACTGCGGAAAGAAATATAGAAGCATCTGCGATATTGTTGGTAGATAAGGCATCAAAGGCGACAGATCCTAAAATCGGTGCCATCCTTCAGCATCCAGATTGTGACCCTGCAGGTATTTACAGTATGCCCAATTTAACCAGTCCGGAAGGTGTTCAATACTATGCGGCCGTACTTGATTTTCTGGCAAATCGCTATACCAGACCCGATAAAAAATATGGCCGGATCCATCATTGGATTATTCATAACGAAGTCGATGCAGGATGGGTTTGGACCAATGCTGGAGAGAAGTCCTCCTTGGTATTTATGGATCTTTATCATAAATCCATGCGCATGTTGCACAATATAGCACGTAAGTATAACCCAAACTCCAAAGTATTTATTTCCCTTACACATTATTGGAATTGGACCTCCAATCCCAAGTTTTATCATTCCAAGGAACTGTTGGAACAACTTTTACAATTTTCAAAGGCGGAAGGCGACTTTGAATGGGCCATTGCACAGCACCCATACCCCGAATCCTTGCGAGAACCAAAAACTTGGTTAGATGAAAAAGTGAGTTTCGATTTTGATACAAAATTGATAACCTTTAAAAATACCGAGGTATTGGATGCTTGGGTAAAACGACCTGAAGCGCGCTTTAAGGGAAAGACCAAACGTCTCGTTTACCTTTCTGAGAACGGAACAAATTCCCCGACATACAGCGAGCAAGATCTGTTGGAGCAGGCTGCCGGTATGGCCTATGCCATGAAAAAAATAAAGTATTTGGATGGAATAGATGGTTTTCAATACCACAACTGGCAAGATAACCGTCAGGAAGGTGGTTTGCGGATTGGGCTCCGTCGTTTCCCCGATGATGAGGAAGATCCAGGCGGCATCAAACCCGTTTGGAAAGTGTACCAAGCTTTTGGCACGGATAAGGAAGATGAAGTGTATGATCCGTACAAGGACATCATTGGTATCGATGATTGGGACGAGATCCGTTATACCGACGAAATTGGTGAGAAGGGCGAGACTGACAAAGAATGA
- a CDS encoding arylsulfatase: MRGNKRLRPFEFNLKIHRPVNFLFIVLLGLILLGCEEKQEEQTSDTKSEPRPNIILIVADDLGYSDIGSYGGEISTPNLDELAQEGVRLSNMHNAGMCVISRASMLTGQWWPRVGFGIEKGSNIAQVLKKDGYRTGLIGKWHLKGEPNNKGFDHFFGFLGGFSSYFNGSPDYRLNKEKYDDFDNGFYSTDAFSKNAVDFVNKNDPSQPFFLYLSYQAPHNPLQAPKEDIEKYRGSYLKGWQVVREARIENQIKMDLIQPETPLPDYPENLPAWNSLTPQQKDLEDLRMSVYAAMVERMDTGIGQLMAALKANGQDKRTLVIFLSDNGTDSFSVMDAAMLDKGLLPGDAGSNYQPGTGWAYASVAPKRLYKISQHGGGVKTGAITWWPETIEKNKSIHMEPLHVVDIMPTILEVSGSLKSSNNKESNNFFAGKSFLPLLKGDDWKRDAPMYFQFIDNRAIRTEQWSLLEIDGNGWELYDNTKDPLETNDLANENPAKVSELEKDWLEWWKSEGGNLDYQPESTSESPHYQPQGDRGSGDMYVPTAMPDTLRLKY, translated from the coding sequence ATGAGAGGTAATAAACGGCTGCGGCCTTTTGAATTCAATTTAAAAATACATCGCCCAGTAAACTTTCTTTTTATTGTACTCCTAGGTTTAATACTGTTAGGTTGTGAAGAGAAACAGGAAGAGCAAACGAGCGATACCAAAAGCGAACCAAGACCCAACATTATTTTAATCGTTGCCGATGACTTGGGCTATAGTGACATCGGTAGTTATGGTGGCGAAATATCTACACCAAATTTGGATGAATTAGCTCAGGAAGGCGTTCGGCTTTCTAATATGCATAATGCAGGTATGTGTGTTATTTCTAGAGCCTCAATGCTTACAGGGCAATGGTGGCCAAGGGTCGGTTTTGGAATTGAAAAAGGAAGCAATATTGCGCAAGTTCTAAAAAAGGATGGGTATAGAACAGGATTGATTGGTAAATGGCACTTAAAGGGCGAACCAAACAATAAAGGCTTTGACCACTTTTTTGGATTTTTAGGAGGCTTTTCAAGCTACTTCAATGGCAGTCCTGATTACCGTTTAAATAAAGAAAAATATGATGATTTCGATAACGGATTTTACAGTACCGATGCGTTCAGTAAAAATGCAGTGGATTTTGTAAATAAAAATGATCCTAGCCAGCCATTCTTTCTTTATCTAAGTTATCAAGCACCACATAATCCTTTACAAGCTCCCAAAGAAGATATCGAGAAATATCGTGGCTCTTATTTAAAGGGGTGGCAAGTAGTAAGAGAGGCCAGGATTGAGAATCAAATTAAAATGGATTTAATTCAGCCTGAAACACCCTTGCCGGACTATCCAGAAAATTTACCTGCTTGGAATTCCTTAACGCCTCAACAGAAAGACCTTGAAGATTTAAGGATGTCGGTTTATGCAGCCATGGTAGAGCGCATGGATACAGGTATAGGTCAGCTCATGGCAGCATTAAAAGCCAATGGCCAAGATAAAAGAACCTTGGTAATTTTTCTAAGTGATAATGGAACGGATTCCTTTTCCGTCATGGATGCTGCTATGCTCGATAAAGGACTTTTGCCTGGCGATGCCGGTTCTAACTATCAACCAGGTACAGGTTGGGCATACGCTAGTGTTGCCCCCAAAAGACTCTATAAAATCAGTCAACATGGTGGTGGTGTTAAAACTGGAGCAATTACTTGGTGGCCTGAGACCATAGAGAAGAATAAAAGTATACATATGGAACCACTACATGTGGTGGATATTATGCCCACTATTTTAGAGGTTTCGGGTAGTTTAAAATCTTCAAACAATAAGGAAAGTAATAATTTTTTCGCAGGAAAATCATTTCTCCCACTTTTAAAAGGAGATGATTGGAAACGGGATGCGCCTATGTATTTCCAATTTATCGACAACCGTGCCATCCGAACGGAACAATGGAGCTTGCTGGAAATAGATGGCAACGGATGGGAATTGTATGACAATACAAAAGACCCCTTGGAAACTAACGATCTTGCAAATGAAAATCCCGCCAAGGTTTCAGAACTTGAAAAAGATTGGTTGGAATGGTGGAAGTCCGAAGGTGGAAACCTTGATTACCAACCAGAAAGTACTTCTGAAAGTCCTCATTACCAACCGCAGGGCGATCGGGGGTCGGGGGATATGTATGTGCCTACTGCGATGCCTGATACCTTAAGGCTCAAATACTAG
- a CDS encoding type II toxin-antitoxin system HigB family toxin — protein MKRIVAKSTLRKFWEKHEDSEQYLKTWYNTTKNAKWFSPNDVKETYINASILKDGRVVFNIKGNSYRLIVKFNYERQWAFIRFIGTHADYDKIDANLI, from the coding sequence ATGAAACGAATAGTTGCAAAAAGTACACTTCGTAAATTTTGGGAAAAACATGAAGATTCCGAACAGTATTTAAAAACTTGGTACAATACAACAAAAAATGCGAAGTGGTTTTCCCCGAATGATGTTAAAGAAACTTATATCAATGCGAGTATTCTTAAAGATGGTCGAGTAGTTTTCAATATCAAAGGAAATTCATATCGATTAATCGTTAAGTTTAATTACGAAAGACAATGGGCATTTATTCGATTCATCGGTACACATGCCGATTATGATAAAATAGATGCAAACTTGATTTAA
- a CDS encoding helix-turn-helix domain-containing protein, protein MDLKPIKSESDYQKSLERLEVIFDAPIDSKDGDEAEILAMLIENYENEYYPIEAPDPIEAIKIRMEEMNLRQKDLVGIIGGKSRVSEILNRKKRLTVDMIRELERLLQISASVLVNNYQLVQK, encoded by the coding sequence ATGGATTTGAAGCCTATTAAATCAGAAAGCGATTACCAAAAATCACTTGAACGCCTTGAAGTAATTTTTGACGCGCCAATCGACTCAAAAGATGGAGACGAAGCGGAAATACTTGCTATGCTGATCGAGAACTACGAAAATGAGTACTATCCTATTGAGGCACCCGACCCTATCGAAGCTATAAAAATTCGTATGGAAGAAATGAATTTACGTCAAAAAGACTTAGTTGGAATAATTGGAGGAAAAAGTAGAGTATCTGAAATTCTAAACCGCAAAAAGCGATTGACTGTAGATATGATAAGAGAATTAGAGCGGTTACTTCAAATCTCAGCTTCGGTTTTGGTAAACAACTATCAGCTTGTACAAAAATAA
- a CDS encoding MFS transporter encodes MATILKKEIPTKMRDIMAYASGDGVTSIMLNSILNFAMLYYTQVIGLDATLAGLAISISIFWDAVTDPIMGYISDNTRSKWGKRHPYMLLGGILSLFFFTLLWLVPEGMESEYAIFGWLMGFNLLMRTGMTIFLVPYNALGFEICTDYEGRSKIQGVRFAFGMFINILTAFSWVLFFQDTAEGAIKSTAVADNYVSLIIACLVLGVILLAIVMFTTRKYAKDTRDEPKGNGGIGNMFREIGHTLKDPLLRMVYIMTVVGITSAAFVGSVQIYVYEFFMEFSSVEKTVVHSSTMVAFAIGSLVGSALAKRIEKKGAILSGISLGLIGNILLCVLFVGGFVSKDFAPFELFGLEFSGGMLTFMGFHDLFWLGVGTMIPTSFAMVADVSEIGKIKTGKLRDGSYSAMLSFVFKASQSLGVFFSGFVLTQMGFEAAQESYSMETMEKVTLVGFLSAAVFAAIAIIPVWKYPITKKYLERFRSGETIE; translated from the coding sequence ATGGCCACCATTTTAAAAAAGGAAATTCCGACAAAGATGCGTGACATAATGGCCTATGCATCGGGCGATGGTGTGACCTCCATAATGCTGAATTCCATTTTAAACTTTGCCATGTTGTATTATACCCAAGTCATAGGTCTTGATGCAACATTGGCGGGACTTGCCATAAGTATTTCTATTTTTTGGGATGCGGTTACAGATCCGATTATGGGATATATTTCGGACAATACCAGAAGCAAATGGGGCAAAAGACATCCATACATGCTATTGGGCGGGATTTTATCACTTTTCTTTTTTACCCTTCTTTGGCTTGTCCCAGAAGGTATGGAAAGTGAATATGCTATATTCGGGTGGCTAATGGGTTTCAACCTTCTGATGAGAACGGGTATGACCATTTTTCTTGTACCTTATAACGCCCTTGGTTTTGAAATATGCACGGACTATGAAGGACGCTCTAAAATTCAAGGGGTACGTTTTGCTTTTGGTATGTTTATTAACATATTAACAGCTTTTAGTTGGGTTCTATTCTTTCAAGATACAGCAGAAGGGGCCATAAAATCAACTGCAGTGGCAGATAATTATGTGTCATTGATAATCGCTTGCTTGGTGTTAGGTGTTATTCTATTAGCTATTGTAATGTTTACTACACGAAAATATGCTAAAGATACCCGTGATGAGCCCAAGGGTAATGGTGGCATCGGTAATATGTTCAGGGAAATTGGACATACCTTAAAAGACCCGTTGTTGCGTATGGTTTATATCATGACAGTGGTAGGTATCACTTCAGCCGCCTTTGTGGGAAGTGTACAGATTTATGTGTACGAGTTTTTTATGGAGTTTTCTAGTGTCGAAAAAACCGTGGTGCACTCCTCAACGATGGTAGCATTTGCAATTGGCTCTCTTGTGGGAAGTGCACTTGCCAAACGGATTGAGAAAAAAGGTGCCATCCTCTCAGGCATTTCCCTTGGTCTGATCGGAAACATTTTGCTCTGCGTGCTATTTGTGGGTGGTTTTGTTTCTAAGGATTTTGCCCCATTTGAGCTGTTCGGATTGGAATTCTCAGGTGGCATGTTGACATTTATGGGCTTTCATGACCTCTTCTGGTTAGGGGTCGGTACCATGATTCCAACGTCGTTTGCCATGGTTGCCGATGTTTCGGAAATCGGAAAAATCAAAACAGGCAAACTTCGAGATGGTTCTTATTCCGCAATGCTAAGTTTTGTGTTTAAAGCATCACAATCGCTCGGAGTGTTTTTCTCAGGATTTGTATTGACCCAGATGGGGTTTGAGGCGGCTCAGGAAAGTTATTCCATGGAAACGATGGAAAAAGTAACCTTGGTAGGATTTTTATCCGCTGCGGTATTCGCTGCAATAGCGATAATACCTGTTTGGAAATACCCAATCACAAAGAAATACTTGGAACGTTTTCGAAGTGGAGAGACCATTGAATAG